From Fibrobacter sp. UWT2, the proteins below share one genomic window:
- a CDS encoding PTS sugar transporter subunit IIA: MRLSERFVDNCILINSKSTTKEEVLNELVDTLCSAYKLEHRNEIFDAVWTREQSRSTGIGCGLAVPHAKIDCVDRMCMAAATIEGGLDFASFDGEPVYLIILIVSPGNTVGPHLKALSSVSRLLADGGVRKDLIASKDPAEFLTILRAAEDKYL; the protein is encoded by the coding sequence ATGCGTCTTTCCGAAAGGTTTGTCGACAATTGCATTCTGATCAATTCCAAGAGCACGACCAAGGAAGAAGTCCTCAACGAGCTCGTGGATACGCTCTGCAGTGCCTACAAATTGGAACATCGCAACGAAATTTTCGATGCCGTCTGGACCCGCGAACAAAGCCGTTCCACCGGTATCGGTTGCGGACTCGCTGTCCCCCACGCCAAGATTGACTGCGTGGACCGTATGTGCATGGCCGCCGCCACGATTGAAGGCGGATTGGACTTTGCTTCCTTCGACGGCGAACCGGTTTACCTGATCATCTTGATCGTAAGCCCCGGCAACACTGTCGGCCCGCACCTCAAGGCCCTCTCCTCTGTCAGCCGCCTCTTGGCCGACGGCGGTGTCCGCAAGGACCTGATCGCCTCCAAGGATCCGGCCGAATTTTTGACCATTCTGCGCGCTGCCGAGGACAAATACCTGTAA